The Cygnus olor isolate bCygOlo1 chromosome 24, bCygOlo1.pri.v2, whole genome shotgun sequence sequence TGGTTCTTTTAAAGTTGCCAAGACTCTCCCATCTAATTCAAAAGTGAGATCATGACGTGACTGCAAGGGAGGAGCAAGCCGATCCCTGCAAGCACCGTGCTGGTACTTCAGGCTTGCAAGGAGCGGGGAAATTACCTCTGACAGTCAGCGTGGCTGACTCCGAAGCGCTGTCCACGACTGTCTGGGCTGTACACGTGTACCGCCCCGAGTGCTTCAGCTGGGTGTTGAGGATGGTGAGGTCCCCGACGGCTTCCTTCTGCGGGGGGAAGAGGAGACACGGTGGGGAAAGCGTTTGAACGTGCCTCATCTCAACCCAGCATCTGGCACGCAAACGAAGATGCTGGTGTTATTTTTATGACCTTGTTGGTGGCACACAATTCCCCTTTCTACTCACCACACTGGCACGCCGGTAGTGCCCCTCCGACTTGTCAAAGTCAATGGGAAAATCATCCAGTGACCAGGTGAACGTTAGGTCCATGGTTGGATCGTGGGACGCGTGACATTGCAGGGTAAGGTTCTCACCGACGTTGATGTCGGCACTAGATGGTGCCAACGTGATTTTGGTGGCGTCtgcagggaaagaggagggaGGGCTGTTAGCTGCAAATGGCCTCCGTGTGCCAGAGTTACGTTACTGGGGTGGAGCATCCAAATGACCTAACACTTCCTAAATTGTTGTCATCCCTCTCTAACGGGAGCTAGCTGTAGTTTTGTAAGAGGAAGATAAGGGATTAGAGCGGATAGAGAATAGAAATGCTTTTCCCAAGGGCCAGTTGTTGGTAGGTGTGATATGGTGGGTCGGGCAGAAGGTTTGCTGCTGTACAGGCTGAAGTGTCTCTGATTCCCTGAGTGCTGTACTGCTTTTGGGGGTGTAAAGAGAGGAGAATTAAGTTTCAATTCACACTGTGACATTCTTAGACGTTTCCTGCTTGATTGACCCCAAGTCAAGCCAAACATCTCTACCTCGAACGGAGAGGATTCCTGTGCTGTTGGCTTTGCCCATGAAATTCTCAGCAAAGCAGGTATATTTCCCCTCATCAGATTTGCTTATGTTCTGGAGGATCAAGGTGCCATCTGTGGTAATAGTCACCCTGGAAATGAAGAAGAACCATAACAGGAAAGAAGGTTAAAATGTCTGTTCACTGTGCACCCCTGCCAAACACTTTCCAGCTCTTGTTGGTTTTAGACAAAATGATGATAGAGACAGGACCACAAATACTATGTAAGAGGTATTTTAAAGAAGGAACTAGAGGAATAACAAAGTGTGTGTGGTTAGGGATGTAGCAGCGTGCTTGGATCATCGAGTCCAGTCttctggcaagaaaaaaaaagtgattttagcTATGGTTTCTGGGTACTCTGTGCTGCTACCTGCTACTGTTGATCAGAAGTTCAGTCCCTTTAGTCCAGAGCACAGTGGCTTTTGGTGCTGCTCTTGGCTGGCATGGGATGATGACCTTCCCGCTTCGGGCTGCAGGTATCAGTCGTTTCACTGGGTTTAGTCTAAAATCTGGTGCTAAGGctatggggggaaaaaagaggattAAGGAACGATTAGAAAAACCCTGCTATGTAAGCATTTTAACTGCCGTGTAGCTAGGTATTGATTTGTTGTTAGATGGCCTGGTAACAAAGCATGGCAGTATCTGGAGAGCAGGATGAAGGCGCGATTCCTCTGCTGCCGGCTGCTGTCAAACACCTGCCAAGGCAGGTGTTAGGTGGCACGCGTCGTACTGAGCGATGGCAGTATGACCCTAACAAGTGCAAGGTCTTTGAGAGGCACAAGaacagctgcttttgaaaatgtagagGATATTCCCTTCAGTATCCCGACCAAAATCACCTGGTGTAAGTGCAGACACCCAGTTTGCCTGAAACTCCTCCTGGAATTGGCCTTAATTTGGTGCATTGCCATGCATTAACATTAAATAATTGCAGCTTAGGGCCTTTAGTTTGTCTCTGGCGTTACTGCCCATAAGGAATTAAGCTGTTAGACTCATGTGGAGCAAGTTTGGCCTCAGCCCGGTTCCAGTCACCACCCATCTAAGCAGGCTGGGTGGATACCGAGCTCTTTTCTTTGACATCTTTCCTCCCCAAAAGAGGAAGGTTGTGTAATGGAAGGGAGCTGGTCGTGCTGCTGTCTGTCCTGTACACTTTCTGTAGCTAAACAGATGTCCTTGTGCTCTTTCAGCATTACTGAGCTTACACGAGATTCAAATTTTAAAGGGTCGTAGAGCCTCTTGCTGAGCCAGCAGCTATATTTCAATGGTGAGTGAAGCAGTATTTGTCTGCTCTCATCTTAATCTGAGATTGCCAGCAGAGTATATCAGGAAGAGATCTAAAATGCTTCAGTGTCCCATTGAAAGCCAGAGCACTGGGGAATGAGAAATTACCTTGCACTGTTAATTCAGCACTTGCATATACTGTGCCATGCTTGTTCTCAGCCACACACTGATACATGCCAGAGTCCTCCAGGACTAGCTTGGAAAATCTCAGCTCTCCACCGCTCACTTCGATGCGGTTCTGTGCAAACAAGAGGACGAACCCATtagatgagaaaaacagaaatggaactCAAGCCTCGTGTGTTCAGGGTTGAGTTTCATTACAGACTCGTGTGGCAGTTTGGAGCCAGCCTGGTTTTCCGTGGGAGAAAACGTGGGCCGTGTTTTGTGTCCAGCCAGCACCACGCATCACTGTGCTGTCTGCTGAGACTTCTGAGTGCCTGAGCAGCAACTTGCGGGTCATACAACGGCAAGTCCAAGGTGATACTTATCCGCCCTGAGAACCGGCCAcgagctcctgcagctgcatgAAACAATGGCTGGGATGGCAGTGACGGGAGGAGGAACTTGCTGTGGGTAAGGACCATGCCACCGCTTTGCAGCCTCATGGGGGCACATGGAAGAGGGGTGATAAACCGGGGTCGAGATGGATTTGCAGCGAGGCAGAAGGGGCTCTAAGTGTGGAGCAGCAGGTTCAGTACTGCGAGGCGTGGGGCGCACAGAGCCGCTGCTGCCCGTGGTGGTACCTGGGAGGTGAGCGGCTGCCCGTCCCGCAGCCAGCGCACCGCCGGCCGGGGTTTGCCGGCTGCCGCGCAGCTCCAGCGCAGGTCGGACCCGATGTCGGCTTCTGTGTCCGTGATCACCTTCAGCCACTCCGGCTGAGCTGCAAAGGAGCAAGAGAGGGTGGCAGAGCCAAGAGGATCAGATGAGAGGCGCGCCGTGCCAGGCAGGCAGAAGGATGCTCATTGTGTCATCTCTGCTGGCAGATTTATTTATCGCGGCGCATTTCACCGTAGGAACAGCCTTTGCCTTTTGTGCAGCGATGCAAGGCTCAGTCCTCCGTGGGTCTGGCTGCGGCTGTGCATGTGGGCTGCACAAAATTATGGCAGAATCCAGATCTGAGGAAGAATAGTGTGATTCCTCTTCCTAAGAGTAAACGCAGCCATTCCTGACCTTCAGGAAAGACTGGATTCGGACTGGGAAGAACCACGTTAAGTTTGCAGCTTGTCTAGGTCTGATGAATAGCTCCAAGCACTAACCCTTGTGAAAAGAGCCCAGGCGTGGAGAAGACTTTGGGTGAGAGCCAAGCCTGCTTTTTCTAACTCTGCGCTCCCATCCCTGGTTACCTCATTTTTGCTACAATTATTTTAGGCCAAGTTATGAGGTCTCCCTATGCTTGCAGTAGCCTTTGTCAGGGCTTTGTGATGGGTTTAGTTGGGGCTGATACGAGGCAGGGTCAAGGGTGGGTGTTTCTCTGCCAGAAGTTCACTCTGCTGCCTGGGCCATCTCGCCGTGCCCTGGAAAGGCGTGGGGTTTGACTGCGTTACCTTGAATGATGATGCGGCCCTGGTAGGTGTCCCTCCCTTTGATGTTTTCAGCCTCACACTCGTAAGTGCCTTCATCCTCAAAGCCAACGTCCTGGATCTGCAGGAGGGGCTCGCTGGAGATCCACTTGGAGGCCTGCGAACCGTCCAGCTTCCTCCACTTTATCCGAGGAACGGGGCTACGGGAAAGCAAACCCGGTGAAGCCCAGCCCTGGGGTCTGGTGCAGCAGGCTGCCCGTGCTGTGCAGCGTGGTGTGACTCCATCCCCGTtcagccagctcccagccccgctgggcCTCAGCCAGCAGGACAGCTTGGTTTcacccctccatccctcctgctATTCCCCCTCCTGGTCTACATCCCTCAGAGAGGGGCTGCGACAGTTGCGGGGTCTGTGAcgccctcccctccccgagCCTGAGCGACGCGGACGCTGCACTCACTTTCCAAAGGCAAAGCACTCCAAAGTCACCATCTGCCCGGCCAGAGCGTAGGTGTCTGCAGGAAACCTGGCTTTTATGCTGGGTGCATACTGCCTGGCGTCTGTTAAAAGGAAGGCACTGTTGAGGGGTTCTGGATGACTTCAAAATCACATGCGTGAGGTCTTAGAGGGCAACGATACCTGCAAGGTTTCACTGCTTTGAAAAGCCTTCATGGGTACGGATAATTCATGGGTGGGCAGAGGCTAAGTTTcgttttccttttaaaacagcttCTACTAAGGTCTCTAAAAACCTCCATTTACAGCACCTCAAGACTATTTCTCCTTGATTTCCTACCTACTTAACTCCCTTCGCTCTGACTGAGAGGTCTCTTTAGCTGCACCTCTGCAAGGTCACCGAAGGCAGAAAGTCACCTGCGGTTTCAGGGGTACACGAGCCTGCCCAGGCTGTTCCCGATGCCATTTCTACTTTACAGACAAACAGAGCAACCCCCCTGATGGCAGCACTAGCAGCAAAGCCGTAAGAGAGGGCTGCTTCCCCCAGGCTCCAGCCaattaatgtttttgtaagCTCTTAAGCTCCCCTGAAAGCCTGGTGGGTGAGTGCTTAGGGCCCCGTGGAGCCCGTGTGCTTTGAGGCGGTTtgttaattttgcatttcaccCAGCCCTCTTAGGATAATCCAGGAGCACTGAccctctgcagccaggctgAGCCGGGAGAACTTGCTGAAAACGCTCTTGGTGATGAAGTCGATGTGGCTGGTGGCAAAGCACGAGTAGTTCCCCAGGTCGGAAGCCTCCGTCTTGGCGATGTAAAGGTTTCCTGTGGTCTGAGAGACGAAACGCCTTCCGTCGGCTGGGATGAAGTTGGGAAACTCGTTCAGAAGCCATCGGTAGGACAAGCCTGTGGGGagcagagaaaggaacaaaCTGCACGCGTTGCCAGCGTCCTCTTGGATGGGATTAAGCCAAGCAGGCTGTTTTCTAGCCCAGAAATCGCTCCTTGGATGGtacttattttctccccatgcTTAGTCCTCTCTCTGCTTTGTTGCTTTACGGAGTCTGAATTGAAAAAAGATTGCTTCCCTAAAATTCCCACGGAAACCAAGGAGCGATTCCCATGTCTGGGAACTGCTCGCTCTGTCCCGTCTCTTCCCCTGGCCCCGGACCCGCAGCCCTTACCTGGGTAATggggaggggggctgcaggcaaaCATCACTCCCCAGCCTTCCGTAATCTTCACGGGGTCTCGCTCTTCGGCAGAGAATTCCTGCAAAACTAAACATGCAAAGTGAAACCGGGCCTTTATTTTATCTCCCCCTCCGCAGGCCGATCTTTTCAGTGGCCTTGCAGAGGGAGATCTGAAAATATTCCTGACTCTAGCCCATCGATTTCCTGCGGCACCTCCTCAGCAATGGGAAGCGCCTGGGGACCTCTCCAAGTGCCGATGCTGGTGCCACGTACAggagagctcctctccagccttTATTAACGGGGTACGTACGGGGGGCTCAGTTCACCCCCAGCGTCACCGTGGCTGCATTTGATTTACCTCGTGGGGACAAACACGGGACTTACAGCCAAAGCGGAGGGAGGCTTCCCTGCTCACCACCGTGCCCCTGGAGTTCGACGCCACGCACTGGTAGGAGCCAGCGTCCTTGGCTTTTACTGGGTTGCTTATCACCAGGTCGCCTGCAACCAGCCGGTAACGGGAATCTGGCTCCATCTTCAGCTCCGTGCCGTTCATCTTCCACCTGCCAAGAGCATGCATAGAGAGGGGAAAATAAGTATAGCAACTGCGTGCTCACGTGTGCCTCGTTAGGAGCTGTGCTCGTTTGTTCTTCCAGCTGTGGTGTTGGGATTTGAGTTAGATTTATGTCTGGGACCCGGGGGCATGGCACACCGTGTGTAGATAAGGAGATTGGTTCCTGCGTAGTGATCTTCTTTATATGAAAGTGGAGAATAGAAAGCAGAGCTCTTGATGGTTGTGTCCTCGTCCTGGTACAGAGAGGGGAGAGGCTTTGGCCTTGGCTTGGTCATTCCTCAGCAGGGAGGAGCCCCATCTCTGCTGGGACCACTGGGCTGGAGCCCTCTGATGGGCAAAACTCTCCCAGTGTCAGTGCCTCATGTCTCAGCATTATCCGAGGAGCTCTGCTGGGATGTTGCCACCCAGGGCTGGATTCAGATGTGAGTGTTTCCAAGCTCTGCACTGTGAACCAAACCTCCAGGACTCCTCATGGGACAGTTTTTGGTTTCGACATGCCCTGCTCCCTTTCTGTTTTAGTGCCAACCTGCCAGAGCCATGGTCATTTCTCAAGTACGTCTCCTCAGGAGCTTATAAACATCCATTCTCGCAGTGTTTAATCGCAGAGAGGTTCAGACTTGGTGTCTGAGAGCAGTTGAGCTCACCTGTAGGTTGCAGGAGGACTGGCTCTTGCTCGACAAGCCATCGTCACTTTCTCTTCCGCTGAGCCTTCAGGAAAGAGGGTGTGGGCAGGCTGCTCCTCAAACACGGGCCCGTAGGTCCTGGTGCTACTCTGGGCTCGGCACCAAACTGCAAGGGAGAGGAAACCAGCTGAGCAAAACTGAGCTTTCTCTAAAAATTCTCATGTTTGGTTCTGTAGGGTGTCCCCGGCAGCATCAGAACTAAATGTAGAATAAAAGAGGGAGCAACGTGCAAGTCGCAGCCCATCTGTCGCTGCGGCCCAGCCCCAAGCAGGGCTCGGGCAGACCGTGTGCGCTTCCCACCGAGCATCTCACACCGTCTCTGCTGTGCCACAGGGAGCAGACGTGCTGGAAGCCGAGCACACGGAGGGGCGCTGGCACACGCCTCTCGTACAGCCCTGCACAGacggggctggagctggggatgcCTGGGTGCCCTCGTTGGTCCTGGCAGCGAGGACGTGCTGCTAGCTGCTCGGCACAGACCTTGGCTGCCTGGTTCCTCCTTTGTCCTCCAGGAcaagggaggagagagggaagtcCGGATCTTCGCAGTAAGCTCTCGGCTCTGCCGCTGACTCCCTGCACAGGAGTCCGACCCCCTCCatccctgcctctgcagcatcagcagctcTCGATTCAACTCCAACCTGCCGCGTTCATGTTCAGACATGGGGTTGGTTCTGAGCTTGAGCCTGGCTCAGGCAGAGGCACGAGAGGAACCCAAGCACCTGCCTGCTTTCTGGGGTGCTGTGCCCAGGCCACCCTTTGGCACGATGTTTCCCTGGGAGGTGCCGGCTGTCCGCAGCGACTGCTTCTGCGTCTCAGATAAAAGGCAAACCCTAGCAGGCTCCCTTCCACGCAGGCTTCGTGGAAGTGACAATGCAGAGAGGCGagaacaaagcagaagctgCCTGGAAATCTTTGACTGCAAAAACAGCCGGCGAGATAATCGCTGCCAGGATGTTCTGTTCCCGGCACCTGGAGAAACGCCTGTCCCCTCGCAGGGATGGAGCCACCTGAAGGCTCTGTGCTTCCCAGCACAGTCCCCTCGGTCTGCAGCGATAAGCTAGGAGATGCTCAGCTGCCCCCAGGATCCTTCCGTGCTCTGTAATTGAATTAATAACTGCCTTCAAACCGCCATGCCAACCAGCAAGCTGTTTCCTTCCCTACCGTACGCAGCATGCTCAGCGGTTAAATTAAGCGACTCCACTAAGTGTGATGTTTTATGCAAGAGGAACTTCCAGCAGGGAGCGGCCAGCTCAGCTCTCCCGGGCTCGGGGGAAGCAGCCCCGTACCTGTAGCTCCCGGGGTTCGCCTCGTGTTCCGGCTGCTCCTGCGTGCGGAGACGAGGGCGAGACGGGAGAGGGGCCCGGCTAATTGGCTCGGTGGGTTcagagcagctgttttctgCCCGCGTCTGCTCCTCGTGTCCGAGCATCGCCCAATTACCGGggccctctgctcctgccagcgTGGATGAGCCGCTGCAAGGGAGCCCCAcgcaggcagcagcctgctggtCCCTGCTGTCACCCAGGgaggggggctgcagcctgcgTCTCATTCTTTGGTTTAAGAGAAGCGGTTCTGTGAGGGTCGTATTCCCTCCAGATCCGTGCAGGtgccattttccttctcaaataGCTATATTCACAAAGGAGAAGCTTGTCTAAGCTGGAAATGGTCTCTCAGTTGGTTCggcagaggctgtgctgagCAGGTCTCAGCTGGAAATAGCTCTCTGCTGACCGGCACTTAAAATAATCATGAGTTAATGGAGAATTAATAAGAACGTGGTGTGTTCGTTGTGTCCTGTTGGGTGGTGGAGAACGGATTAAGGATTAACAGCTTTGCATTCTGAGATTAATTGGTAgcatataataaataatttctacTTGTTCAACAAACACTCTGTACATTACTGACACTCCCATGCATGCCTCGTCTCGGGGGATGCTCTTTCCCAATCAGGCCACCTTAGCTAACCGTCCCTTCTGATTCCACCCAGAGCCTGCACCCCGCTGCTGTCCTCTGCTGTCCCTCTCTGCCTGCCAAGGCTGTGGACTCCAGCAGCCGGGCACTGATTTTCTCACATGTAATCAATGCCACAGGGCCGGACGATTTTGTGTGTACGGCTCCAAGGTGCCCGGCTGGCGCTGGAGGTGAAATGCCTGGATGTCCCTCATTAAGCAGAACAACCGGCAGGCTAAAGTAGTAACTGAGCAGTTACAGGTTCAGGGTATAGTTAAGAGTTGAGAACTGATATCATCGCGGAGATCTGAGCGCCTCCGAGGCTGATCAGCTGCGGGTTTCTGGCCGTGTGGCTCTGCGTTTTTATTGTTAGCGTCTGGGATATGCTGATAGCCAGAGCTGGAAAGCCCGGGTGTCCAGGAGGCTGAACACCGTGTGCTGAGCCCCACGCTGGCTTTGGAGCCCAGGAAACGAGAAATGTCTCAGCTGAACGTTTTCCAAGATGTATTCCAGTTTATGagcgcagcagcagcaatcCTTTTAGCGAGCCCAGGCAGCACATTCT is a genomic window containing:
- the CNTN2 gene encoding contactin-2, with product MGGAAGFVCTSLAVVTCVVWCRAQSSTRTYGPVFEEQPAHTLFPEGSAEEKVTMACRARASPPATYRWKMNGTELKMEPDSRYRLVAGDLVISNPVKAKDAGSYQCVASNSRGTVVSREASLRFGFLQEFSAEERDPVKITEGWGVMFACSPPPHYPGLSYRWLLNEFPNFIPADGRRFVSQTTGNLYIAKTEASDLGNYSCFATSHIDFITKSVFSKFSRLSLAAEDARQYAPSIKARFPADTYALAGQMVTLECFAFGNPVPRIKWRKLDGSQASKWISSEPLLQIQDVGFEDEGTYECEAENIKGRDTYQGRIIIQAQPEWLKVITDTEADIGSDLRWSCAAAGKPRPAVRWLRDGQPLTSQNRIEVSGGELRFSKLVLEDSGMYQCVAENKHGTVYASAELTVQALAPDFRLNPVKRLIPAARSGKVIIPCQPRAAPKATVLWTKGTELLINSSRVTITTDGTLILQNISKSDEGKYTCFAENFMGKANSTGILSVRDATKITLAPSSADINVGENLTLQCHASHDPTMDLTFTWSLDDFPIDFDKSEGHYRRASVKEAVGDLTILNTQLKHSGRYTCTAQTVVDSASESATLTVRGPPGPPGGVVVRDIGDTSVQLSWSRGFDNHSPIARYLVEARTLLSNKWKQMRTNPVNIEGNAETAQVVNLIPWMDYEFRVLASNILGVGEPSLPSSKIRTKEAAPTVAPSGLGGGGGAPNELIINWTPTLRDYQNGDGFGYILSFRKKGTQGWLTARVPHAESLHYVYRNESIGPYTPFEVKIKAYNRKGEGPESLTAIVYSAEEEPKVAPFRVTAKAVLSSEMDVSWEPVEQGDMTGVLLGYEIRYWKDGDKEEAADRVRTAGLVTTAHVTGLNPNTKYHVSVRAYNRAGTGPPSPSTNVTTTKPPPRRPPGNISWTFSGSTVSIKWDPVVAHADESAVTGYKMLYRQDSHSAPTLYLASKSRIDIPVPEDFTHAFVQIRVTGPGGDGVPAEVHILRNSGTSMMVEDSVTRPVPHAVIVTNSLVMLALIGYLEL